The Channa argus isolate prfri chromosome 13, Channa argus male v1.0, whole genome shotgun sequence DNA window ACATGTCTCTACTGGGTATTCgcttcctttctgtctttctaaaCAGACGCACCTTTCATATCCACTGGACTCTTCtttcaaatttttgtttttttttcatctttttcatgtCCAATATcctcttttcttgttgtttctcATGCTCTAACTATGACCTGTTGTCTGTGTCGTAGCCGGAGAAATGAACAACCTGAAAAAGGAGAACAAGCGACTCAGAGATGAGATCAAAAATCTGAGAGCAGCCCTCAGGTAGGCAGAGTTTGATTGTGATTTTTAGCTCCTTTAAAAGGACGTTTTGTTATTAGTCACTTCAGAGAAAGTGTGAATTCTCTTAATAGTTAAACAAGTTCGCATGAGAAAATACACATGCAAAACCACAGCTATTGCCGTAGATAATGGATCTCATTCTCAGTTTCCATGAGTTGTCTGTGAAAGTCATTTCTTActcagtaaatgtgtgtgtgtgtgcgtgtgtgtgtgtgtgtgtgtgtgtgcagcaagAGAAACAACAGTGACCACTTCTCCAACATGAGCACCACCCCTGAGGTCAAGCCAAACAGCTCCCCTGACCTTTCGCTGCCTCCTGTACCTGTGGCCCTCATCGCTACGGCAACAGGCAGAGGCAGCAACCAGCCATCAGATGAAAGTGTAGCAGTGAAAACTGAGACTGATAAAAGAAGCGAAGGTGAGGATGAAGAAGATCTGCGATGACGAGAAGATTTCCCAGCGATTTTTTTATGCTCTTATTCTCAAATAAGGTCATGTTTTCTGATTTGGATCAAACAGAtagtgaacaacaacaacaacaactgaaaggGGTGAACAGAAGCCATTTTGTAAGTTTCTAAATCAGCTCACTcatatgtacatacatataaaCATGCGTGTGTCTCAGTGGTGGAGAATGTGgtcgggatgcagaaggccacgggttcaaatcccaccctaccaggtgtggccccgcctcagccaccaagggtcaccctggtgccggtcccgaggcCGGAtaaagggcatctggcgtaaaagcTCAAGCCAAAGCACCCTGCGGAagacgttctgctgtggcgacccctggagggacaagccgaaagccgtttgTTCTTGGCAATAGATTGATGCCATCATTTTGGAAAATCCTTTTGTTCTTATTGTGTAGTTTTGCgacattattattatctgtTCAGCTACAATATGCAGCGTCAGACTCGAAATGCACCTCGCTGGCTCTAGGCCTCACTTCCCTCTTTGCTCCACCATGTGCTGCCCATCTTCAAACTCAGCTTCACGTCTAATTCCCAGAAAGAAcgcgttttgttttttgtttttcacttacTGTAATGCGTATGATAAGGGCTACAAGCGATGGTGACTTTGTTTCCtacctgtttttctgtctcacagGAGCCATACAAGCATTTCTCCCTGTCGGCTCTCACGTTACCATCCCGGAGGCCAGAGCCCATTGTAACCCGTGTCGCAGAGAAGAGGTGAGACCGAGGGACGTATTTAATTAGTTCACTCGACATGCAGTGAGTGGAAATGCCAGAAATTCTAAGAACTGTTTCACCAGTTTAACTGGTAACACAAGATGACACATTTAGACAAGAAGTGTTTCTGACATTAAGTCGTGCTGCAGGTTCGTCCATCAGCACGGTGCATGGTATgtgttacagaaaaaaaattacacactgGGAACTGTCCACAGCTCTCAGATCCTGTGTGTCAAGTCTGCTATTTTTGAATTGAAGTGGACGTAGAGATGGAACATTCAGTTTCTATGCGTCGCATACTGTAGTGTCTGAAGAAAACCTCGGGTCTTTTCAATAAAACCTTGCAACTTTTTCTGTTCACCACTTCCTCAGCTTTTCTAACAAATAGTTCATCATTCTGTGAAAAAATTGATACGACTCTCAAGCTCTCAACTGTTTGCTCTTAGCttggcctgttttttttttgttttttttacacgtcTGCCTTGGTGAAGATTAAAGAAGTAAGGTACAGATGCAGCAGATTTGAACATAGCCAGGCTTGCTGTCTCTGGAGATTGTCTTCCTGTGAAAcacgagagagagaaagagagagagagagagagagagtatgtcGTTTGCAACAACGATAGAGAGACGTAAAGATATAAGAGATGTTACCGTGACAACTAGCAGCAGCGGTGAACATGGCAGCATGACTGTTTAGAGCCTTCAGAGGTTCTCAGAAGGCAGGTGAGGTTGGGTCACTaaacacaggactttcacaCAGGGGGGGTCAGGGTATTAGGCCTAGTGCAGGacaacatttattattgttgttacatTGTGTGAATCAGTACTTCCTTAACATCACAAGATGTGATGTTAAGGAAGTATGGATTGCAAGCTGACCACAACTTATTAGCTAACATTTGTATTAAGTGTCTAGCCCTAACCAAAGTGCTGTATTGGCACATTATAAATCCCACGCGTTTTAATGTCTAGAGCCAAAATCGAATGTGAAACTGGCGCCATTTTGGCCTTCCCTGCAAAGAGCAGCAGCCGCCATTTTGTCAGAAGTGGTGCGATTTTACTCCTCCATGTCTCCATGCATGTCAGTACTGTTTCAACAGACAGTTGAAGAGGGTGTTTATGTGGTCATATAGCAGCATATTACATTACTGCAAAAACTAATCACATAGTACTAAGTGACAATTCCACTGCCCAATACTGTGGCTTCATCACCTGTACATTGTAAAACGTCCATGTGTGTCTTTCCGTGACTTAGAGTTCCAAGCGTTGAAGGACTGGAACAGCGACCCCCCATCCTTTCTCATGCTCTCCTTTTTAAGAACTCTTCGTCTTCATCTGGTGCAGAAATGAACCCCAGTAGACATGTGCTCCATGCTCCCGTCCCTTGTCGTCCTCAACCAATCAAAAGCAGCCCTGTAACTCTCCCATGGTCCTTATCCGAGTCATGTGACTGGGTCAATGCGGCTGCTGCAGGCACCATGTTCCAACCTTCTTCCAAAACAAACCTTCCGGCATTTTCTAACCAGATGACCACTAGCCAACATGGCAGCCCTAGACGCAACATGTCTCCGTGGCACAAGCAGAACGTGTCTCAGTCTTCCCCTAAAGAGCCAACTGTAGTGTTCAGGATAAAGAATCTGGCAGAGCATGTGAAGAGTCCTACTGCACCCCCCGAGAAAAAGGAAATCCCCCCGTTCAAGACTGAGAGGGCCTCCACGTGGCTCCGAGAGGCCAACGAGGGCCCTCTGGACCTATCGGACCGAGCAAAACCCAAATCTAGCCAGACTCCACAGGATGACTCACCGTTAACCTTACAGGGTGGAGAGACAATACAGCAGAGCCCTGACAAGGACGTGAAGACAAATCCATGTCCATATGTACCAGTATCGTCGCCCTCACCTGTTATCGCTTGCTCTTCATCCTCTACGTCACCAGCCAAACAACAAGAGGAGGAACTGTCCAGGGATCAGAACCACAAGGTATTTCTAGGCCTTTTgagcaataaaatgaaaagagggTTGAAGGAGAGTTTGTGACATGATGTTGTCGTCACTGCAGATAATTAAAGAGCAGGAGCAGAAAGAGGAGCTGAATGGAAAGACAAGTCAAAACAGTGACAAGAAGGTGCCTGTCCTCACTATATCGCTACGTCCAGGTAAAGAGCTCATATTCAGCTGTTTTTGGGTGTGTTGGCACCTATTTCACGCAGGGGATTCATACTTACTTGTGTCACGTTACCTTAACAGTAGTAGTGCTGGAGACTCTGAATTCTGCCCTGAAAAAGCAAGAATCCATATCAAACGGCAAAGTAAGTCGACCCAATGACCAACACACAGTGGAGCCTTTGCTCATTTGATACCTTATGTGTATTGTGCGTTTCCACTGGaaggttaatttttttttttactgcattttttctgCCCCGTCGCAGCAATTGTCACCGGCACTTGAGCCTGGAAGCAGCTCTGATGAGGGGGAGAGTGTGTCCGCACAAGAAAGCAGCCAACGCTGCAAGAGGAAGAGGTCGTCCGTGGAGACAGAAGCTGACATAGACTCTGACACAGACAGTAGGAATCAGTTCACTTTTCAATTCCTTGTCTTTCTTTATATagttcttcctttttttttttttaccttctccAACGTGGTCCCACATCTAAAGTTTCGTGCGTTTAATTGTTTTCCTCACATGGTTCATGTGAACAATATTCAAACTACtatagtttaacattttgggaaataatgAAGCATTCAGGGTTGGACAGATGAGAGAATGGCTGAAGTAGATGATAGTAGCCACACATTGTTAATCATGTGAGAAAATGGAGCTTTCACATGTTACTAAAGTTCCGCAAGTGAAGTCAGTTCTGCTGCGTCTTAAAAAGACTTGGGTGACATACTGAAGCTCACGGCCCCCTCCCAACGTTGTCGGTAGCAGCCCTCCTCAGAATTAGCGGAGTGGATTTAGAAACAGAGTGACGACATCCCTCTGAGTcattgaaggttttttttttttctcttttaaaaaaattatgacCCGTGGAGACTTCAAATAGTTCCAAACACTGGGAGTTAACAGACGTGGAACTATTTTAAtatcatgaaaacattttatagggCTTTACAAATATTTCGAATGGttgtcaaacattttacatttttgagtttGTAGGGctgtaaatgtcaaaaatagTCACTTGGTGCTTAATCCTGCTTAGAAAACAAAGGATCCTAATTGGAACTGTCAGAAGCTACGTGAGTCATTTGACCTGCTGTAGTTTTTTTACCCTCACAGTTGCAACTGACATACAAGTACTTCAGTACTGTACTTAACAAATTTTTTCACATATCTGAACATGTCACAAATCTTTGGCTTTtgctccactacatctaagaaaAAGTATCTATacttttttactccactacatttctaatccaAGTTGCATTTACATATCACaatcaaattacttttttcactAAACCAGAAACAGGCAGCCACCGGTTCAGTGCCTCCTTCCGTGgtcttatttgacatattagcagtgcTCAAAGTGAGTTGgtttgcagtaattttactgcTTGGCCCGTCTACAGTCTGCATTCACTGTGCAGGTGGAGACACAGCACACAGTCTGTTTTTAGACATAAAGCTACAGAATGCAACTGGAATTGGAATTATAAAAGTCAACAGGTACTTATACTTTTGCTGGagtgcatttttgtttcacttaaGTTTCTTCAGCAACCACTGTGTTTCACTATGCGTCTGGGTTCCTGttactttaaatgcaaatgagacCGTGCTAACCACacaagatcaacagctttcagcttgtcctttCGGGGGGTCGAGTTTTTACactcttcctgccacaaccctcctaGTTcatctgggcttgggactggcaccaaggtggcccttggtggctgggtggggctgCACTTTGGTGGGGGTtggattcaaacccacagcaTTCTGTATCCCAAACCAATAATTtaccactgagctaccaggcccCTGTGCAAATCACTCCTCCTTTTTTCTATATCGTACACAGGCCAAAGTTAAAGTCAAAGCCACTGTTCTGTAATAGTTTCTTTGTGACATTAATGTGAATAGTTAAATGAGGTTAAGTCATGTCCTGATTACTTAAACCCGACTTATCTTTACACAAACAAACTTGGAGGGTAGTGAACAACCAGGGAACCCAAgctagtttctttttttttctttttttttaagtggcaAGTTAGTCTTCAAACACTTTACAGCTATTTCCAGAGGCCTAACATATCATGAGATAATAGTTATCTTTGTCTGCAGGCAGGTCCTTTTCAATTCTGTAGCAACGTCTTGCTTTGGGTTTACAGGAAGTTATGCACGTAAcacaggaaatggaaacagtggCTGATGTGCCAATAGGAGGGTTTCCATCCACCTGTTTGTATACTGTGTCCTTACTAAATATTCTCAATTAGTGCATCAGCTTGGAAATGTCGGGCTTGGAACAATAacgaacataaaaaaaaacatttttacactggtTTGAAGTAAAAAAGGTTCTGTTGAACATATTTGATCACCTTTGACAGGCCAGCTTCAGTGTACTTACgtcaataaaatattatgaatgaTCAGGTATTTTAATCTTCATGAGCTCAACCTTGTATTCgaacaaatgtgtttatgacCTAAACGTAAGCACGTCATACAGTACCCTTGAACATCTTTCCCATTTCGATCATCGCATGTGACAGCATTTACACTTAGTGGTTCTCATGTAACACTTAccaaagcaacaaaaaacattttctaaaacgtgaaactgtgtttttaaaatgtctcaagTAATCGAAACCCTGTGTGCAAATCAGACTAAAGTTAATGGATATTTTAACTCCTTGATCTCAGCTTATTTGTATTAAACCAAACCAATCATAACAACATTCACTCGGTTGATGTGTTGAATTAATGAAATAGAGTATAAATGAATATCTAAAGaaatattttccctttttttccctcttagaCGCCCAGCATGAAAGGAAAATCAAGATCACATGAGAAGCTCAGCCAAAGGCcatgatggtgatggtggttAATGGATTTCTCTTTAATGTCCACTAACTGATTGTTTTGGCCACTCGGGGGCAGTGCAACAAGCTGAAAAACAGAACTGAGAAACTGAGGAACAACAATTGACATATCATCACTTTGTAAAAATATCTGTTTCTGTAGCTGCTAGATGATGTTGAGCGGTTCACTAACTTTGACAGTTTGCTGATTGGTGGTACCATGGTaccatgtgtttttgtgaaaaattctgtaaaattaaaaaagtgactTTAAGGAAAATCTCCAAAGAGCTGATGATACTCTATGGGGTCATCGTTATGAGCATCTTGCCCATTTTGAGTAGTATTAGTTTGACTGGAGCGGTTTTCATCAGGCAGTTTTTACTCATTGGGGGTTTTCCCTGCTTTTGTCCCAGTGGGCTTTGTGACAGGCCCCAGCATCCTGTCAAGAGCCCGAAAACAAATCCAAACGTGCTTCAGACACAGATGAGCATTTGGTTTTCCAAGTTTTTTATTAGcaataacagaaaaatattaatacactgGCTCACTTCCCAGTGTAAAAATGATTTCCTGGTCATTACTGGAATTCCACTTGCACAGTCTCTAAATAATAATGGTAATAATATATTCATAATGAGTAATGTGCATGTTAACTACATTTCTGTTTAGCAGCTTTAGGCCATTTGGAGTTGAACTGCGACGCATTTACAATTAGAAAGTCACACATTTTGCAACACATGCCAGCCCATTTTCACAAGGCACAACTTCAACAGTCACTCTTAAAAATGACCAGGTGCAATAGCTGAGTGTAGCAACTTAAGGAATAAAAGGTTATTTCCGTAATGAATTAATGAACTTTTGTGCCATTTTCATAAAATAGTTTCAGGGACAATAACCAACTCTATATATCTCGTTTGGATTCATTGTAATGTCAAAGacaataattcattttttaagatGAACGTGTTTGAATGTTCTTCTCCAGCACTCGCATCACTCCGTGCAacatatttatagtttttttttca harbors:
- the rbbp8l gene encoding RBBP8 N-terminal-like protein isoform X2, which encodes MECFNDLLLKLREVHERELEGWQVKVQELSNKKGCDTKRMEELFNRNQQMKEQQRLLTENIKTLENRLRAGLCDRCTVTQEIAKKRQQDYEASHMQSLQHMSLLAGEMNNLKKENKRLRDEIKNLRAALSKRNNSDHFSNMSTTPEVKPNSSPDLSLPPVPVALIATATGRGSNQPSDESVAVKTETDKRSEDSEQQQQQLKGVNRSHFEPYKHFSLSALTLPSRRPEPIVTRVAEKRVPSVEGLEQRPPILSHALLFKNSSSSSGAEMNPSRHVLHAPVPCRPQPIKSSPVTLPWSLSESCDWVNAAAAGTMFQPSSKTNLPAFSNQMTTSQHGSPRRNMSPWHKQNVSQSSPKEPTVVFRIKNLAEHVKSPTAPPEKKEIPPFKTERASTWLREANEGPLDLSDRAKPKSSQTPQDDSPLTLQGGETIQQSPDKDVKTNPCPYVPVSSPSPVIACSSSSTSPAKQQEEELSRDQNHKIIKEQEQKEELNGKTSQNSDKKVPVLTISLRPVVLETLNSALKKQESISNGKQLSPALEPGSSSDEGESVSAQESSQRCKRKRSSVETEADIDSDTDNAQHERKIKIT
- the rbbp8l gene encoding RBBP8 N-terminal-like protein isoform X1, producing MECFNDLLLKLREVHERELEGWQVKVQELSNKKGCDTKRMEELFNRNQQMKEQQRLLTENIKTLENRLRAGLCDRCTVTQEIAKKRQQDYEASHMQSLQHMSLLAGEMNNLKKENKRLRDEIKNLRAALSKRNNSDHFSNMSTTPEVKPNSSPDLSLPPVPVALIATATGRGSNQPSDESVAVKTETDKRSEDSEQQQQQLKGVNRSHFEPYKHFSLSALTLPSRRPEPIVTRVAEKRVPSVEGLEQRPPILSHALLFKNSSSSSGAEMNPSRHVLHAPVPCRPQPIKSSPVTLPWSLSESCDWVNAAAAGTMFQPSSKTNLPAFSNQMTTSQHGSPRRNMSPWHKQNVSQSSPKEPTVVFRIKNLAEHVKSPTAPPEKKEIPPFKTERASTWLREANEGPLDLSDRAKPKSSQTPQDDSPLTLQGGETIQQSPDKDVKTNPCPYVPVSSPSPVIACSSSSTSPAKQQEEELSRDQNHKIIKEQEQKEELNGKTSQNSDKKVPVLTISLRPVVVLETLNSALKKQESISNGKQLSPALEPGSSSDEGESVSAQESSQRCKRKRSSVETEADIDSDTDNAQHERKIKIT